A genomic window from Chitinophaga pollutisoli includes:
- a CDS encoding CusA/CzcA family heavy metal efflux RND transporter codes for MNKFIRNIVGFSLRNRFFVFFMLAVLTISGVAAYLHTPIETFPDVTNTQIVIVAQWNGRSEAEVERFVTTPIEIAMNGVQKKTSVRSTTMFGLAVIKVMFEDEVEDFFARQQVNNMLMNVSLPEGVDPEVQPPYGPTGEVYRYWLKSPHRDSRSLLTYQNWVIDRQLRSVPGVADVVAFGGQEKIYEITADPIKLAKYDITPLELYHAASQSNINVGGDVIEKNGQAYVVRGIGLLDNIEDIENIIIENIDGTPILVKNVASVREASLPRVGQAGLDDMDDIVEGIVVMRKGENTTEVLARIKDKVKELNEKVLPSDIKMETFYDRDVLMDYCTTTVMHNLMEGIVFVTVIVFIFMADWRTTLIVGIVIPLALLFAFICLKLKGMSANLLSMGAIDFGIIIDGAVVMVEGIFVMLDHKAKHFGMEKFNRMAKLGWIKKTGGELGKAVFFSKLIIIVSLVPIFSFQKVEGKMFSPLAWTLGFALLGALLFTLTLVPVLTSILLNKNVRERNNPVVNFVNRIVMAGFNWTYAHKKLTLLLAVLFMGGSFGSAKFLGSEFLPQLNEGALWVEAKLPMSMSLNETNEFVRKFRQELRSFPEVNSVLSQTGRSNDGTDPSGFYYAQCQVNLKPKSEWKRKITQEQLVEEMDKKLRQYQGIVYNYSQPIIDKVAEAVAGINASNAVKIYGEDLEELDRIANQVMAQMTGIKGIRDMGILRNIGQPEMIVRLSDTKMAQYGVKTADAQAVIEMAIGGKTATQLYEGERKFDVRVRYDADYRKDEEDLRNLMVPTMDGKKIPLKEIASVYTQTGPAFIYRDNSRRYIGVKFSVRDRDLGSTVAEAQGKVNKAIQLPKGYSISWTGEFENQERATKRLGQVVPVSLVAIFIILFIMMGSVKDAGLILMNVPFALIGGILALHATGINFGISAGVGFIALFGICIQNGVILISVFHKNLQARMPLNDAIRRGVEERIRPVVMTALMAAIGLIPAAVSTGIGSETQKPLAVVVIGGLITATVLTLLVFPLIFYSAYRKRYSKVI; via the coding sequence ATGAACAAATTCATTAGAAACATAGTCGGATTTTCGCTCCGGAACAGGTTCTTCGTGTTCTTTATGCTGGCGGTACTCACCATCAGCGGCGTGGCGGCCTACCTGCACACGCCCATCGAAACCTTTCCGGACGTAACCAATACCCAGATCGTCATCGTAGCGCAATGGAACGGGCGTAGCGAGGCGGAAGTGGAACGGTTCGTCACCACGCCCATCGAAATCGCCATGAACGGCGTGCAGAAGAAAACCAGCGTGCGCTCCACCACCATGTTCGGGCTGGCGGTCATCAAAGTGATGTTCGAAGACGAAGTGGAAGACTTCTTCGCCAGGCAACAGGTCAACAACATGCTCATGAACGTGTCGCTACCGGAAGGCGTAGACCCGGAGGTGCAACCGCCGTACGGGCCTACCGGGGAAGTGTACCGGTACTGGCTGAAAAGCCCGCACCGCGACTCCCGCAGCCTGCTCACCTATCAGAACTGGGTAATCGACCGGCAGCTGCGCAGCGTGCCCGGCGTAGCGGACGTTGTGGCTTTCGGCGGTCAGGAAAAAATCTATGAAATCACCGCCGATCCCATCAAACTCGCCAAGTACGACATCACGCCGCTGGAGCTCTACCATGCCGCTTCGCAAAGCAACATCAACGTTGGCGGCGACGTGATCGAGAAAAACGGCCAGGCATACGTGGTGCGCGGGATCGGGCTGCTCGACAATATCGAAGACATCGAGAACATCATCATCGAAAACATAGACGGAACACCCATCCTTGTTAAAAACGTAGCCAGCGTGCGCGAGGCCTCGCTGCCCCGCGTTGGTCAGGCCGGGCTCGACGATATGGATGATATCGTGGAAGGTATCGTAGTGATGCGGAAAGGAGAGAACACCACCGAAGTGCTCGCCCGGATCAAAGACAAAGTGAAGGAGCTGAACGAAAAAGTGCTGCCTTCCGACATCAAAATGGAAACCTTCTACGACCGCGACGTGCTCATGGATTATTGCACCACCACGGTGATGCACAACCTCATGGAGGGAATCGTTTTCGTGACGGTGATCGTGTTTATCTTCATGGCCGACTGGCGGACCACCCTCATCGTGGGTATCGTGATCCCGCTGGCGCTGCTCTTCGCCTTCATATGCCTCAAGCTCAAAGGGATGAGCGCCAACCTGCTCAGCATGGGCGCCATCGACTTCGGGATAATTATCGACGGGGCGGTCGTCATGGTGGAAGGCATATTCGTGATGCTCGATCATAAGGCGAAGCATTTCGGGATGGAGAAATTCAACCGGATGGCGAAGCTGGGATGGATCAAGAAGACAGGCGGCGAGCTGGGAAAGGCGGTGTTCTTTTCCAAACTGATCATCATCGTATCGCTGGTGCCGATCTTTTCTTTCCAGAAAGTGGAAGGAAAGATGTTCTCCCCGCTGGCCTGGACGCTGGGCTTCGCGTTGCTGGGCGCCCTGTTGTTCACGCTCACGCTGGTGCCGGTGCTTACTTCCATTTTATTGAATAAAAACGTCCGCGAGCGCAACAACCCCGTGGTGAACTTTGTGAACCGCATCGTGATGGCGGGTTTCAACTGGACGTATGCGCATAAAAAACTCACCCTTTTACTGGCGGTATTGTTCATGGGGGGCAGCTTCGGCTCCGCGAAATTTCTTGGCTCAGAATTTCTCCCGCAGCTCAATGAAGGGGCGCTGTGGGTGGAGGCGAAGCTCCCCATGAGCATGTCGCTCAACGAAACCAATGAATTCGTCCGCAAGTTCAGGCAGGAGCTGCGGAGTTTCCCGGAAGTGAACAGCGTGCTGTCGCAAACGGGCCGTTCCAACGACGGTACTGATCCCAGCGGGTTTTATTACGCGCAGTGCCAGGTGAACCTCAAGCCCAAATCCGAATGGAAGCGCAAGATCACGCAGGAACAGCTGGTGGAGGAAATGGACAAGAAGCTCCGGCAATACCAGGGCATCGTGTACAACTACTCTCAGCCGATCATCGACAAGGTAGCGGAAGCGGTAGCGGGTATCAATGCCAGCAACGCAGTGAAGATTTACGGGGAAGACCTCGAAGAGCTTGACCGCATCGCCAACCAGGTGATGGCGCAGATGACGGGCATTAAGGGCATCCGGGACATGGGCATCCTGCGCAATATCGGCCAACCAGAGATGATCGTGCGGCTGAGCGACACCAAGATGGCGCAATACGGCGTTAAAACGGCCGACGCGCAGGCGGTGATCGAAATGGCGATCGGCGGGAAAACGGCCACGCAGCTTTACGAAGGCGAGCGCAAATTCGATGTGCGGGTGCGGTACGACGCGGATTACCGGAAAGACGAAGAAGACCTGCGCAACCTCATGGTACCCACGATGGACGGCAAGAAGATCCCCCTCAAAGAGATCGCGTCCGTGTATACGCAGACCGGCCCGGCGTTTATTTACCGGGACAACTCGCGACGTTACATCGGGGTGAAGTTCTCCGTCCGCGACCGCGACCTGGGCAGCACGGTAGCCGAAGCGCAAGGCAAGGTGAACAAGGCCATCCAGTTGCCGAAGGGTTATTCCATCAGCTGGACGGGTGAGTTCGAGAACCAGGAGCGGGCCACGAAGCGCCTCGGACAGGTGGTGCCGGTGAGCCTGGTGGCGATCTTCATCATCCTGTTCATCATGATGGGCAGCGTGAAAGACGCGGGTCTGATCCTGATGAACGTACCGTTCGCGCTGATCGGCGGCATCCTCGCATTGCACGCCACGGGCATCAACTTCGGGATATCGGCCGGCGTGGGCTTCATCGCGCTGTTCGGCATCTGTATACAGAACGGGGTGATCCTGATATCGGTGTTCCATAAGAACCTCCAGGCCCGCATGCCCCTCAACG
- a CDS encoding efflux RND transporter periplasmic adaptor subunit, whose translation MKRMKPYTLPLLIAAAATAFGGCRQSLAEDTDKTTFALSDTMLASIRIDTTAIRPVESELRLSGKVTPDLGKVLKLYPIVSGYVKDIKVQLGDYVKKGQIIAVIQSGEIADYDKQLADANSDLAIAEKSLKVAQDLYQSQLATEKDVLNAEEERNKATAEIGRLHELMRLYRKGSGSTSIVTAPINGYIIEKNINNGMEMRADNSAHMFTISELDEVWIMANVFETDIARVKEGYPADISTISYPDKIFHGQIDKVYNVLDPETKTMQVRIRLSNEGMLLKPEMFATVLLKYRDGSEMPAIPSSAVIFDKGKNFVMVFRDRYNIDTREVSVAKSLNTVSYISRGLQPGERVISKNQLLIYDALNE comes from the coding sequence ATGAAACGCATGAAACCATACACGCTTCCCCTGCTGATCGCCGCCGCTGCGACTGCTTTCGGCGGATGCCGGCAATCCCTGGCGGAAGATACCGACAAAACGACCTTCGCGCTCAGCGATACCATGCTGGCCTCCATCCGGATCGATACCACGGCCATCCGCCCCGTGGAAAGCGAACTGCGCCTCTCCGGCAAAGTGACGCCCGATCTCGGTAAAGTCCTCAAGCTATATCCCATCGTGAGCGGATATGTGAAAGACATTAAAGTACAGCTCGGCGATTATGTGAAGAAAGGACAGATCATCGCCGTGATCCAGAGCGGTGAGATCGCCGACTACGATAAACAGCTGGCCGACGCCAATTCCGACCTGGCCATCGCGGAAAAAAGCCTGAAAGTAGCCCAGGACCTTTACCAAAGCCAGCTGGCCACGGAAAAGGACGTGCTCAACGCGGAAGAAGAGCGCAACAAAGCCACCGCGGAGATCGGCAGGCTGCATGAACTTATGCGGCTTTACCGCAAAGGCAGCGGCTCTACGTCCATCGTTACGGCGCCTATCAACGGCTATATCATCGAAAAGAATATTAATAATGGTATGGAAATGCGGGCCGACAACAGCGCGCACATGTTTACCATCTCCGAGCTCGACGAAGTCTGGATCATGGCCAACGTATTCGAAACGGATATCGCCCGGGTGAAGGAAGGCTATCCTGCCGATATCTCCACCATCAGTTATCCCGACAAAATCTTCCACGGGCAGATCGACAAAGTGTACAACGTGCTTGATCCGGAAACGAAGACCATGCAGGTGCGGATCCGCCTGTCCAACGAAGGCATGCTCCTCAAGCCCGAGATGTTCGCCACTGTGCTGCTGAAGTACCGCGACGGCAGCGAGATGCCCGCCATCCCCAGTTCGGCCGTCATCTTCGACAAGGGCAAGAATTTCGTGATGGTGTTCCGCGACCGGTATAACATCGATACCCGCGAGGTGTCCGTCGCCAAGTCGCTGAACACCGTTTCCTACATCAGCCGTGGCCTCCAGCCGGGGGAGCGGGTTATTTCCAAAAACCAGCTGCTCATTTACGACGCACTGAACGAATAG
- a CDS encoding TolC family protein codes for MKRLLVLPFIFFLTLKGYSQEARRLTLAQAEGEFLQRNFRLLAERYRVNAAEALVDQAKKWDNPTLSGTLGFGSLDKVQPFHIGGGGQLEGTVEQIIQMAGKRNKQVQLARWNAATSAAAFSELMRTLRLELRSSYYQLYFLQESEKTLRDQLANLQRILEAYRSADASGSVAHADVIRLQALQVGIANDYSDLRQREMEVSLRLQLLVGSSEPVAPVADPDVLQRYKMGFYTLQSLTDTALANRPDLMVASHQLEAAKMNQRLQKALAVPDLHLGAAYDRKGSYIDNFIGLTVGVDLPLWNRNQGNIRASAQEVKAQSAEVDQQKLTVAAEVANALDKIRFLEKGTEWPDLKSFNAEYTQLIEQVAANFRKGNISLLQFIDYFNSYSEHILHANKFLSDRVLAYEELNYTTGTQLFNTPQ; via the coding sequence ATGAAAAGGCTCCTCGTTCTCCCGTTTATTTTTTTCCTGACCTTGAAGGGATACTCCCAGGAAGCCCGCAGGCTGACGCTTGCGCAGGCCGAAGGGGAATTCCTGCAGCGCAACTTCCGGCTGCTGGCCGAACGGTACCGCGTCAACGCTGCGGAGGCGCTGGTGGACCAGGCGAAGAAATGGGATAACCCCACGCTTTCAGGAACGTTAGGCTTCGGTTCCCTGGACAAGGTGCAGCCTTTTCATATCGGCGGCGGCGGACAGCTTGAAGGCACAGTGGAACAGATCATACAAATGGCAGGCAAACGCAACAAGCAGGTGCAATTGGCACGGTGGAACGCGGCAACGTCCGCCGCCGCTTTCTCTGAACTCATGCGCACGCTCCGCCTGGAACTGCGCAGCAGTTATTATCAATTATATTTTCTGCAGGAGTCTGAAAAAACGCTCCGCGACCAGCTCGCCAATCTCCAGCGCATCCTGGAAGCTTACCGCAGCGCCGATGCCAGCGGGAGCGTGGCGCATGCCGACGTGATCCGGCTGCAGGCCCTGCAGGTAGGGATCGCCAACGATTATTCGGATCTCCGCCAGCGGGAAATGGAAGTCTCCCTGCGCCTGCAACTCCTGGTGGGCAGCAGCGAGCCGGTAGCGCCCGTGGCCGATCCCGATGTGTTACAACGATATAAAATGGGTTTCTACACCCTTCAATCCCTCACAGACACCGCCCTCGCCAACCGGCCCGATCTTATGGTTGCCAGCCACCAGCTGGAAGCGGCGAAAATGAACCAGCGGCTGCAGAAAGCCCTGGCAGTGCCCGACCTGCACCTGGGCGCGGCATACGACCGCAAAGGTAGTTACATCGATAATTTCATCGGGTTGACGGTAGGGGTAGACCTTCCGCTCTGGAACCGCAACCAGGGCAATATCCGCGCCTCCGCGCAGGAAGTGAAAGCGCAATCGGCCGAAGTGGACCAGCAAAAACTCACCGTTGCCGCCGAAGTGGCGAACGCATTGGATAAGATACGGTTCCTGGAAAAAGGGACGGAATGGCCGGACCTCAAATCCTTCAACGCAGAATACACCCAGCTGATCGAACAGGTGGCGGCCAATTTCCGGAAAGGGAACATCTCGCTGCTGCAATTCATCGATTACTTCAACAGCTACAGCGAGCATATCCTCCACGCGAATAAATTCCTCAGCGACCGCGTCCTGGCTTATGAAGAGCTGAACTACACCACTGGTACGCAATTATTCAACACTCCGCAATGA
- a CDS encoding HAMP domain-containing sensor histidine kinase, producing the protein MKIKYKIAIYYTLSAAFLLIAFAVLAYYFSAKSRRDEYLERLEYRARSIGSVIIENDQVQIGLLRKLDKTTFQDLYQETILVYSDKYDLLYTNVSDTALRMPRTLLDHIKKNGSFIRNESEGELAGIYYTEDNISVLVLVSSFDKYGFQNLQNLRRILFLELVVGVVLLVGVGYFFARKMVQPIDRLVEQADSINANNLQDTRVEIKGSDEIAQLGANFNTMLQRLSHSFDLQKSFVSNASHELRTPLAAIISQLQVTLAKERSGAEYETVLQSVLEDAEGLSELTNGLLQLAQSEMNRAEFAFTPVRVDELLWDTADFVRRKWKSVGKVDIQFLREPEQDEMITCNGNEALLRILFINLLDNACKFSEDASARVILDFNDKYILVHMKDRGPGIPASEQEKIFEPFYRGTNAQQVRGHGLGLSICRRITDLHNGRLSVFSIPGEGSTFTVQLPHIVA; encoded by the coding sequence TTGAAGATCAAATACAAAATAGCGATTTACTATACGCTGTCGGCCGCCTTCCTGCTGATCGCGTTTGCCGTGCTGGCGTATTACTTCTCCGCCAAATCGCGCCGCGACGAGTACCTGGAGCGGCTGGAATACCGCGCACGCTCCATCGGCAGCGTAATCATCGAAAACGACCAGGTGCAGATCGGGCTGCTGCGGAAGCTGGACAAAACCACCTTCCAGGACCTGTACCAGGAAACGATCCTCGTGTACAGCGACAAATACGATCTGCTCTATACCAACGTGAGCGACACGGCGCTGCGTATGCCGCGGACGCTGCTGGACCATATCAAAAAAAACGGGTCCTTTATCCGGAACGAATCCGAAGGGGAGCTGGCTGGCATTTATTATACGGAAGACAATATCAGCGTGCTGGTGCTCGTGTCCTCGTTCGACAAATACGGTTTCCAGAACCTGCAGAACCTGCGGCGCATCCTGTTCCTGGAACTTGTTGTGGGCGTGGTGCTGCTCGTGGGCGTGGGGTATTTCTTTGCCAGGAAGATGGTGCAACCGATCGACCGGCTCGTGGAGCAGGCGGATTCCATCAATGCCAACAACCTGCAGGATACGCGGGTGGAGATCAAAGGCAGCGACGAGATCGCGCAGCTGGGGGCCAACTTCAACACCATGTTGCAGCGCCTGAGCCATTCCTTCGATTTGCAGAAGAGCTTTGTGAGCAACGCCAGCCACGAATTGCGGACCCCGCTGGCGGCGATCATCAGCCAGTTGCAGGTGACGCTGGCCAAAGAGCGGAGCGGTGCGGAATATGAGACCGTGCTGCAATCGGTGCTGGAAGACGCGGAGGGATTGTCGGAATTGACAAACGGGCTGCTGCAGCTGGCGCAATCTGAAATGAACCGGGCGGAATTCGCATTTACGCCCGTGCGCGTGGATGAGCTGTTGTGGGATACGGCGGATTTCGTGCGGCGGAAATGGAAATCGGTGGGGAAGGTGGACATCCAGTTTTTACGGGAGCCGGAGCAGGACGAGATGATTACCTGCAACGGGAATGAAGCGTTGTTGCGCATCCTGTTCATCAACCTGCTGGATAATGCCTGCAAGTTTTCGGAAGACGCCTCCGCGCGGGTGATTCTAGATTTTAACGACAAGTACATCCTCGTACATATGAAAGACCGCGGGCCGGGGATTCCGGCTTCGGAACAAGAGAAGATCTTCGAACCTTTTTACCGGGGCACCAATGCCCAGCAGGTGCGGGGGCACGGCCTGGGATTGTCGATCTGCCGCCGCATCACCGATCTGCACAACGGCCGCCTCAGCGTATTCTCTATTCCGGGCGAAGGCAGCACGTTTACGGTGCAATTGCCGCATATCGTGGCTTAA
- a CDS encoding response regulator transcription factor, giving the protein MQRILIVEDEVKVANAVRMGLEENGFEVEVAYDGRMGKSLAVSGEFDLVILDLNLPHNNGYEICEIIRRRNMKVPVIMLTALGGMDDKMQAFELGADDYLVKPFDFRELLARIRVFLKRAGAEVSHHRNDKLLIGDLEIDRERKEAWRAGKKIPLTAKEYQLLELLALHKGKVISKMTIAEKVWNIDFDTGTNVIEVYINFLRKKIDKDFDVKLLHTKTGMGYFLSDES; this is encoded by the coding sequence ATGCAAAGGATACTGATCGTTGAAGATGAAGTGAAAGTTGCCAACGCCGTGAGAATGGGGCTGGAGGAAAACGGATTCGAAGTGGAAGTGGCTTACGACGGCCGGATGGGCAAGAGCCTCGCCGTTTCCGGCGAATTCGACCTGGTCATCCTCGACCTCAATCTTCCCCACAACAACGGATACGAAATTTGCGAAATCATCCGCCGGCGGAATATGAAAGTACCTGTCATCATGCTCACCGCCCTCGGCGGCATGGACGACAAGATGCAGGCCTTCGAACTGGGTGCAGATGATTACCTCGTCAAACCCTTCGACTTCCGCGAGCTGTTGGCGCGCATCCGCGTGTTCCTCAAAAGAGCCGGCGCGGAAGTATCCCATCACCGCAACGACAAGCTCCTGATCGGCGACCTGGAAATCGACCGGGAACGGAAAGAAGCCTGGCGCGCCGGGAAGAAGATCCCTCTCACCGCCAAAGAATACCAGCTGCTCGAACTGCTCGCCCTGCACAAAGGGAAAGTCATTTCCAAAATGACCATCGCCGAAAAAGTCTGGAACATCGATTTCGATACCGGCACCAACGTGATCGAGGTGTACATTAACTTCCTCCGGAAAAAAATCGACAAAGACTTCGATGTAAAACTGCTGCATACCAAAACGGGCATGGGGTACTTCCTGTCCGACGAATCCTGA
- a CDS encoding cation diffusion facilitator family transporter gives MIRKELRIILLSLGISLLLTVAKFAAYFLTHSVAILSDALESIINVVAGAFACYSIYLSGKPKDENHPYGHGKVEFFSIGFEGAMIFIAGILILFKAGQFFFVHPGLEQIDNGLWMIGGTAAANLLVGLYLIRSGKKLGSITLSGNGQHLLTDSYSSMALIAALLVLRFTGLVWIDPLVSVCIAALILRKGYQLMRQSISGLMDETDMKVVDRVADILNRNRRAAWIDVHNMRVQQYGNNYHIDCHVTLPWYMNLSEVHEELKFMETTVDRELGGHETEFFIHPDPCIPESCRRCQIDDCKVRQFPRETRIEWSRANMLPNRKH, from the coding sequence TTGATCAGAAAGGAACTGCGGATCATCCTGCTCTCCCTGGGCATCAGCCTGTTGCTCACCGTCGCGAAGTTCGCGGCATACTTCCTCACGCACTCTGTCGCCATCCTGTCAGACGCGCTCGAATCCATCATCAACGTTGTTGCCGGGGCGTTTGCCTGTTACAGCATTTACCTATCGGGCAAACCTAAAGACGAGAACCATCCTTACGGTCACGGCAAAGTGGAGTTTTTTTCCATCGGCTTCGAAGGCGCGATGATCTTCATCGCCGGCATCCTGATCCTTTTCAAAGCCGGACAGTTCTTTTTTGTGCATCCCGGATTGGAGCAGATCGACAACGGTTTGTGGATGATCGGCGGCACCGCGGCGGCGAATCTCCTGGTAGGGCTTTACCTCATCCGCTCGGGCAAAAAACTCGGTTCCATCACGCTCTCCGGCAACGGGCAGCACCTTCTCACGGATTCCTACAGCTCGATGGCCCTCATCGCCGCCCTGCTGGTGCTCCGGTTCACGGGGCTCGTCTGGATCGATCCGCTGGTATCTGTTTGCATCGCGGCGCTCATCCTGCGGAAAGGTTACCAGCTCATGCGCCAATCGATCAGCGGGCTGATGGACGAAACCGACATGAAAGTGGTGGACCGCGTCGCGGATATCCTCAACCGTAACCGCCGCGCGGCATGGATCGACGTACACAACATGCGCGTGCAGCAATACGGCAACAACTATCATATCGATTGCCATGTAACGCTGCCCTGGTACATGAATCTCAGCGAAGTACACGAAGAACTGAAATTCATGGAAACGACCGTCGACCGCGAGCTTGGCGGCCATGAAACGGAGTTCTTCATCCACCCGGATCCCTGCATCCCCGAAAGCTGCCGCCGCTGCCAGATCGACGACTGCAAGGTGCGGCAATTCCCCCGCGAAACAAGGATCGAATGGTCGAGGGCCAACATGCTCCCCAACCGCAAACATTAA
- the infC gene encoding translation initiation factor IF-3 — MQQGPRPNFRGRNPNFRREQQQEHRTNRMIRVPEVRLVGDNVEPGIYSTEEAMRMAQDQQLDLVEISPNAAPPVCRIIDYNKFLYEKKKKEKEMKANAHKSEVKEIRFTPNTDDHDFDFKAKHAEKFLKEGNKVKTYVQFKGRAIMFKERGELILLKFAERLAEVGALEGMPLMEGKRMIAIFAPKSSKKAAKAPKEPKEGGEQQAPREPREPREPREQQPQQPQQPPVRRPIEIKYATPAPKPNTDNNSGN; from the coding sequence ATGCAACAAGGACCAAGACCAAATTTCAGGGGCAGAAACCCCAACTTCAGAAGAGAACAACAACAGGAACATCGTACCAACAGGATGATCCGTGTTCCGGAAGTAAGGCTGGTGGGCGACAATGTTGAGCCGGGTATTTACAGCACGGAAGAGGCCATGCGTATGGCGCAGGACCAGCAGCTGGACCTGGTGGAAATCTCCCCCAACGCCGCGCCGCCGGTTTGCCGGATTATCGATTATAATAAATTCCTTTACGAGAAGAAGAAAAAGGAGAAGGAAATGAAGGCCAACGCTCACAAGAGCGAGGTAAAGGAAATCCGCTTCACGCCCAACACCGACGATCACGACTTCGACTTCAAAGCCAAGCATGCCGAGAAGTTCCTCAAGGAAGGCAACAAGGTGAAAACTTACGTGCAGTTCAAGGGCCGCGCCATCATGTTCAAGGAGCGCGGAGAACTGATCCTGCTGAAATTCGCCGAACGCCTCGCCGAAGTAGGCGCCCTCGAAGGCATGCCGCTCATGGAAGGCAAACGCATGATCGCCATCTTCGCTCCCAAGTCGAGCAAGAAGGCCGCCAAAGCGCCGAAAGAACCGAAGGAAGGCGGTGAGCAACAAGCACCCAGGGAACCCCGTGAGCCGCGCGAACCCCGCGAGCAACAACCGCAGCAGCCGCAGCAGCCGCCCGTTCGTCGTCCCATCGAGATCAAGTACGCCACGCCGGCTCCCAAGCCCAACACCGACAACAACAGCGGCAACTAA